Proteins from a genomic interval of Channa argus isolate prfri chromosome 11, Channa argus male v1.0, whole genome shotgun sequence:
- the aplnra gene encoding apelin receptor A, giving the protein MEASTAEYSDNYEYYDENDTVCDFSEWEPSYSLIPVLYMLIFILGLSGNGVVIFTVWRSKSKRRAADVYIGNLALADLTFVVTLPLWAVYTALGYHWPFGVALCKISSYVVLVNMYASVFCLTCLSFDRYLAIVHSLSSTRLRSRGTMVASLGAIWLLSGLLAVPTLLFRTTVNDENSNRTTCAMDFSLVTLNHKHEHLWIAGLSLSSSALGFLLPFLAMTIFYCFIGSTVTRHFNNLRKEDQKKKRLLKIITTLVVVFAICWIPFHVLKSMDALSYLSLAPSSCGFLRFLLLAHPYATCLAYVNSCLNPFLYAFFDLRFRSQCLCLLNLKKAMHGQMSSMSSTLSAQTQKSEVQSLATKV; this is encoded by the coding sequence ATGGAGGCCAGCACTGCGGAATACAGCGATAACTACGAGTATTATGATGAGAATGACACTGTCTGTGACTTCTCAGAGTGGGAACCCTCTTATTCCCTTATCCCAGTCCTCTACATGCTCATCTTCATCCTGGGCCTGTCAGGCAATGGTGTGGTCATCTTCACCGTCTGGAGATCCAAATCTAAACGTCGGGCTGCAGATGTCTATATAGGAAACCTAGCCCTTGCTGACCTCACCTTTGTTGTAACCCTACCTCTGTGGGCTGTGTACACAGCGCTGGGGTACCACTGGCCCTTCGGTGTTGCTCTGTGCAAGATCAGCAGCTACGTTGTTTTGGTCAACATGTATGCCAGTGTTTTCTGCCTCACCTGCCTGAGCTTTGACCGTTACCTGGCTATCGTGCACTCTCTGTCCAGCACCAGACTGCGCTCTAGAGGCACCATGGTTGCATCCTTGGGTGCTATTTGGCTCCTGTCTGGCTTGCTGGCTGTGCCCACACTGCTCTTCCGCACCACTGTGAACGATGAAAACAGCAACAGGACCACATGTGCAATGGACTTCAGCCTGGTGACCTTGAACCACAAGCATGAGCACCTGTGGATTGCAGGACTCAGCTTGTCCTCTTCTGCATTGGGCTTTCTCCTTCCTTTCTTGGCCATGACCATCTTTTACTGCTTCATCGGCAGCACTGTCACACGCCACTTTAACAACCTGCGCAAGGAGGACCAGAAGAAGAAGCGGCTGCTGAAGATCATAACAACACTGGTTGTGGTGTTTGCCATCTGCTGGATTCCCTTCCATGTGCTGAAGAGCATGGATGCCCTCTCCTACCTCAGTCTGGCTCCAAGCTCCTGCGGCTTCCTGCGCTTCTTGCTGCTGGCTCACCCCTACGCTACCTGCCTGGCCTACGTCAACAGCTGCCTCAACCCATTTCTGTATGCCTTCTTTGACCTGCGCTTTCGTTCCCAGTGTCTGTGCCTGCTCAACCTGAAGAAGGCTATGCATGGCCAAATGAGCTCCATGTCATCCACACTCAGTGCCCAGACTCAGAAATCAGAGGTTCAGTCTTTGGCCACTAAGGTGTAA